AGTTGACCGTTCCGCGCAGGCTCATGCGCGTGACCTCGATCGAGGCCTCCTCGTGGAGCTCGCGGCGCATGCAGGTGACCACGTCCTCGTCCGGATGCATCTTCCCGCCCAGGCCGTTGTACTTGCCGAGGTGCTGGTCGTCCTCGCGCGCGTTGCGGTGGACGAGCAGGACCTGGTTCCCGTCGGGGCTGAGAACGTACCCGAGGGTACCGACAATGGGGGTGTAGACGGGGCCGGGCATGGTCGTGGTCCGTGGTTCGGGAAGCGTCGACGGCGCGCAGGCTAGCACGGATCGGCCCCGACGACGAAGGCCGCCCCCGACGGCGGGGACGGCCTCGTCCGGGCGGAGAGCGGGGCCGGGGTCAGTCCTCGACCGATCCCAGTCCGTCGCGCAGCCGCTGCAGACGATCGGGACGCTCCTTCACGAAGCGCTCGATCCCCTCGAGCAGACTCGTGGTGTCGAGATGCGCCTCCTCGATCACCTCGTCGAGCTTGCCGCCGGTGCGCCACCGGTCGTCGAAGTCGCTGCTCATGGCGTACTCGTCGGCCAGGGGGTTGAACACCCAGTCGCGCATCAGGCGGCGGCTGCGGTTGGTGATGTAGGTCGAGTCCCAGCGATCGGCCGGGGTCAGCAGCTCGTTGCGGTAGCTCTCGGGCTGGACCGCGAAGAGCTGCGGGCTGGGCACGGCCACGATCTTCACGTTCAGACCCTTCTCGGCGAGCTGCGGCAGGAGTTCGAGCACGTTGGCCGTGCTCGTCGTTCCCTGCACGAGGATGCACCCGCCGCGCGGCGTGCCCACTTCGTAGTCGCGGATCAGGTAGGCGCCCTTCGCCGCGGCGAAGTGGTGCTCCATGCCCAGGGCGTCGCGGTCGGGGATGGTCACCGGCGGACGCGTCAGGTGCAGGGCCACGATCGGCCACGGACCGC
This portion of the Candidatus Krumholzibacteriia bacterium genome encodes:
- a CDS encoding transketolase, which translates into the protein CSTYGSFSYLKYGPMRLFSQLAQDCELKTGKVIWVAGHSGPETADDSRTHFGVFGPGVTQLFPDGHVCDLHPWEYNEVPVLLAAALRGPWPIVALHLTRPPVTIPDRDALGMEHHFAAAKGAYLIRDYEVGTPRGGCILVQGTTSTANVLELLPQLAEKGLNVKIVAVPSPQLFAVQPESYRNELLTPADRWDSTYITNRSRRLMRDWVFNPLADEYAMSSDFDDRWRTGGKLDEVIEEAHLDTTSLLEGIERFVKERPDRLQRLRDGLGSVED